The DNA region ATGAAACTGTGGGCTGCAATTCATGAGCGTGGTTCCATGAGAACAGATCAGTTATTTCAtatatttttttcctttcttttgaCTTTTTCCCACTCTGTCAATACAACAAACAGGTCGCCGGCACAAATGGATATCGCACAAGATTAGCGCAGGGGCGACCGAGACTCACCGGGAAAGCCACGCCGACGGCGTCGCTGACCAGAGACCCTCTGGCCTCGCGGTACCTGTGCAGCAGCATGTGACACACGGCTAAGCGTGCAGGACGGGATCGGGGGAATCTCTGTGCACGGGCGCCGCGGCGAAAAGAGAGACGGAATGGAAGCCACTTTGTCTCGGCATGCCTACTTGAGACGCTTCTTGGAGAGGGGGCAGACGAGCGCGGTGGTGAGCGCCTGCGGGATGctgcggccgccggcgccgccgtggcTCGACAGCaatgccgccggccgcctcatTTGCCTCCGGACAAcggtttttttttccttttagcAAAGACAACGGTTGTTGATTGAGCCCGGTGGGCAGGGCTCGCACCTCGCAGCCCAGTTCAGCTGCTTCCTCGTGTTGGCTCTGTTTTTGGGTTCAGATAGCTCAATTGGCCCATTAAATATTAAGAAGTAGCCCATCTTCTGTGCTTGGTCCGGCCATCAAGTTAGGCAGCCAGTCTCAGGGTTCACGAGGAGTTTCAT from Panicum hallii strain FIL2 chromosome 9, PHallii_v3.1, whole genome shotgun sequence includes:
- the LOC112877501 gene encoding protein preY, mitochondrial-like, whose amino-acid sequence is MRRPAALLSSHGGAGGRSIPQALTTALVCPLSKKRLKYREARGSLVSDAVGVAFPVGWNPLSCTKRRKVSQMTTKRNQNEIQAPGTLLVEFLL